A region from the Azospirillum fermentarium genome encodes:
- a CDS encoding PAS domain S-box protein has protein sequence MHKALTPTLPPDALPGMAADDALLLVQWVADGRACPITAASPAAAALVGVGGGMGALLHPGDRARFLAEIQGAASAGRRQVCHHHHRILDRQGRERWWQTVTTLSSHAGGVVTCASHAFDITGEGVEPALGDPLFRALLDSIPDLIFIKDHNSIYMGCNRAFAGCFGVDVAWVVGRSDYDLVPGNRELAAFFRSHDRAMLAEGRPRRFEEWVTAADGRVILLETLKTPFFGPSGEVLGIIGVSHDITAAAKDRDALRESEERVRLLLHSTRDGILGLDGEGVCTLANPASARLLGYGSSADLIGQPLTGLAQGLAGGLNGSLQDETVWRNDGSSFAADIRSAPVMRDGERIGAVIRITDVTERRRNQEHLRVLSQALDQSRLGVVIADAHGQVSYVNPRAAEMTGLAREEVVRLDGFLSALLPPAWEGTVRLWRAVLAGETWEDELTLRTPGGVAARVLLRAFPVRGGDGTIANLLCLAEDVTDRHQAEEHIRRAQKMQAVGVLAGGIAHDFNNILLVITGYAHLVLDRLSGGSDLREDVEQIIDATRRAQDLVGQLLTFSRQDMAEMQVIDLRRTVEEAVKLASAAIPSTIHLRTVSGAGPMTVLAAPNQIHQMMLNLCKNAADAIGEARRDGGTIIVSMTHVSVGQPQPLSRATLEPGRYICLTVADSGCGIPAAVQERMFEPFFTTKPVGKGTGLGLAAVHGIAGRHGGVIDVVSSPALGTSISLYLPFYDAGLSWGGGRAARVLLVGGTEGARALAAHLLRSQGLRVVATGSERRGRALFAMAPHRFAAVILPAATPGAGWKTLTMARSLAASSGDIPIILCNAQECQEKTLIGNEAAAAGITIAPSDPSAFMALVARIIGTRRSANRGGEPGARDKDGASLSVRHSEKG, from the coding sequence TTGCACAAGGCCCTCACGCCGACCCTTCCGCCTGATGCCCTGCCCGGCATGGCGGCGGACGATGCCCTGCTGCTGGTGCAGTGGGTGGCGGATGGCCGTGCCTGCCCCATCACCGCCGCATCCCCCGCCGCCGCGGCGCTGGTGGGGGTGGGGGGCGGGATGGGCGCGCTGCTGCACCCCGGCGACCGTGCGCGGTTCCTGGCCGAGATTCAAGGGGCGGCCTCCGCCGGGCGCCGGCAGGTGTGCCACCACCATCACCGCATCCTGGACCGGCAGGGGCGGGAGCGTTGGTGGCAGACGGTCACCACCCTGTCCTCCCACGCCGGCGGGGTGGTGACGTGCGCCAGCCATGCCTTCGACATCACGGGCGAGGGGGTGGAGCCGGCCTTGGGCGACCCGCTGTTCCGGGCGCTGCTGGATTCCATCCCCGACCTGATTTTCATCAAGGATCACAACAGCATCTATATGGGGTGCAACCGGGCCTTCGCCGGCTGCTTCGGGGTTGACGTGGCGTGGGTGGTCGGGCGCAGCGATTACGATCTGGTGCCCGGCAACCGCGAGCTTGCCGCCTTTTTCCGTTCCCACGACCGCGCCATGCTGGCCGAAGGGCGGCCCCGCCGGTTCGAGGAATGGGTCACCGCCGCCGACGGGCGCGTGATCCTGCTGGAAACCCTGAAGACGCCGTTCTTCGGCCCCTCGGGCGAGGTGCTGGGGATCATCGGCGTGTCTCACGACATCACCGCCGCGGCCAAGGACCGCGACGCCCTGCGCGAGAGCGAGGAGCGGGTCCGCCTGCTGCTCCATTCCACGCGGGACGGCATCCTCGGGCTGGATGGGGAGGGTGTCTGCACCCTGGCCAACCCGGCATCGGCCCGGCTGCTGGGCTATGGCTCCTCCGCCGATCTGATCGGGCAGCCGCTGACCGGGCTGGCCCAGGGACTGGCCGGCGGTCTGAACGGCAGCCTGCAGGACGAGACGGTGTGGCGGAACGACGGGTCCAGCTTTGCCGCCGATATCCGGTCCGCCCCGGTGATGCGGGATGGCGAGCGGATCGGCGCGGTGATCCGCATCACCGACGTCACCGAACGCCGCCGCAACCAGGAGCATCTGCGCGTCCTGTCCCAGGCCCTGGACCAAAGCCGGCTGGGCGTGGTGATTGCCGATGCCCACGGGCAGGTGTCCTATGTCAACCCCCGTGCGGCGGAGATGACCGGGCTGGCACGGGAAGAGGTGGTGCGGCTGGACGGTTTCCTGTCGGCCCTGCTGCCCCCCGCTTGGGAGGGGACGGTCCGGCTGTGGCGCGCCGTGCTGGCGGGCGAAACGTGGGAGGACGAGCTGACCCTGCGCACACCGGGTGGCGTGGCGGCGCGGGTGCTGCTGCGCGCGTTTCCCGTGCGGGGGGGTGACGGCACCATCGCCAACCTGCTGTGCCTGGCCGAAGACGTGACCGACCGCCACCAGGCCGAAGAGCACATCCGCCGGGCGCAGAAGATGCAGGCGGTCGGGGTGCTGGCCGGAGGCATCGCCCACGATTTCAACAACATCCTGCTGGTCATCACCGGCTATGCCCATCTGGTGCTGGACCGGCTGTCCGGCGGCAGCGACCTGCGCGAGGATGTGGAACAGATCATCGACGCCACCCGGCGGGCGCAGGATCTGGTGGGGCAGTTGCTGACCTTCTCCCGCCAGGACATGGCGGAGATGCAGGTCATCGACCTGCGCCGCACGGTGGAAGAGGCGGTGAAGCTGGCGTCCGCCGCCATTCCGTCCACCATCCATCTGCGCACCGTCAGCGGTGCCGGGCCGATGACGGTTCTGGCGGCACCGAACCAAATCCATCAGATGATGCTCAACCTGTGCAAGAACGCCGCCGATGCCATCGGCGAAGCGCGCCGTGACGGCGGAACCATCATCGTCTCGATGACCCATGTGTCGGTGGGCCAGCCGCAGCCGTTGAGCCGCGCCACGCTGGAGCCGGGGCGCTACATCTGCCTGACGGTGGCCGACAGCGGCTGCGGCATTCCCGCGGCGGTGCAGGAGCGCATGTTCGAGCCCTTCTTCACCACCAAGCCGGTGGGGAAGGGGACCGGGCTGGGGCTGGCCGCCGTCCACGGCATCGCCGGACGCCACGGCGGGGTGATCGACGTGGTGAGTTCCCCGGCACTCGGCACCAGCATCAGCCTGTATCTGCCGTTCTACGATGCCGGCCTGTCGTGGGGCGGGGGCAGGGCGGCGCGGGTGCTGCTGGTCGGCGGGACGGAAGGCGCGCGGGCTCTGGCCGCGCACCTGTTGCGCAGCCAAGGGTTGCGGGTGGTCGCGACCGGCAGCGAACGGCGGGGGCGGGCGCTGTTCGCCATGGCGCCCCACCGTTTCGCCGCCGTGATCCTGCCCGCCGCAACGCCGGGCGCCGGCTGGAAAACCTTGACCATGGCCCGGTCCCTGGCCGCATCATCGGGGGATATCCCGATCATTCTGTGCAACGCCCAGGAGTGTCAGGAAAAGACGCTCATCGGGAACGAAGCGGCCGCCGCCGGGATTACCATCGCCCCGTCGGACCCGTCGGCCTTCATGGCCTTGGTTGCCCGCATCATCGGGACACGGCGCAGCGCCAATCGGGGGGGAGAGCCGGGGGCCCGGGACAAGGACGGCGCATCGCTCTCTGTCCGTCACAGTGAAAAGGGGTAA
- a CDS encoding type IV secretory system conjugative DNA transfer family protein: MNAYTRLSLKLLDDIPRGAPRRGGIETRLDDHISPRAQFRDPATIIRSDIFKRSGGKLHLGVIGGTVETVKLPDGRVERHVMGGHGVSLGDDRHAATVAGSRSGKGRCVIVPTLLDYEGSVLATDPKAELFNVTAERRAKGLGQRVVGLDPFGISGPHVAAYRGGFNPMTILKPDSPTLIEDAGLIADALVVPSGGDSHWDDSARNWLETLILHVATHDAYEGERNLVTMHRLLMRGAVADGVSSYDALATEMLGNDAAFGAVQEGASDFFDKPKEERGSVLSTARRHAKFLSYQAIQRVVSAHDFDLEDLKRERLTLYLCLPAMRLGTCNRWLRLFVNLALAAMERVPVKPVPPVLMCLDEFAILGHMQTVENAIGQIAGFGVRLWPILQDLTQLKALYRERWETFLGNAGVIQFFGNNDAFTLEWISKRLGKTSLIVTRRSEVSADSRERQGVNGESWSLEVQDLMTLEEVSRFFARDDHLARQLVIRAGDDPIILQRCNYDTHELFKGKFHAER; encoded by the coding sequence ATGAATGCTTATACCCGCCTTTCCTTGAAATTACTCGATGATATCCCGCGCGGTGCGCCGCGTCGCGGGGGGATTGAAACCCGGCTCGATGACCACATTTCGCCCCGCGCCCAGTTCCGCGACCCTGCGACCATCATTCGCTCCGACATCTTCAAGCGTTCCGGGGGCAAGCTGCATCTGGGCGTGATCGGCGGCACCGTCGAAACCGTCAAGCTGCCCGATGGCCGGGTTGAGCGGCATGTCATGGGCGGGCACGGCGTCAGCCTCGGCGACGACCGCCACGCGGCGACCGTCGCGGGAAGCCGGTCGGGGAAAGGCCGCTGCGTCATCGTGCCGACGCTGCTCGACTATGAGGGCAGCGTCCTTGCGACCGACCCCAAGGCCGAGCTGTTCAACGTCACCGCTGAACGCCGCGCCAAGGGGCTGGGGCAACGGGTGGTCGGCCTCGATCCGTTCGGGATTTCCGGCCCCCACGTTGCCGCCTACAGGGGCGGCTTCAATCCCATGACGATCCTGAAGCCCGACAGCCCGACCTTGATCGAGGATGCCGGGTTGATCGCTGACGCGCTCGTGGTTCCCAGCGGCGGCGATTCGCATTGGGACGATAGCGCCCGGAACTGGCTCGAAACGCTCATCCTGCATGTCGCCACCCACGACGCCTATGAGGGCGAACGGAACCTCGTGACCATGCACCGGCTGTTGATGCGCGGGGCGGTGGCCGACGGGGTTTCGAGCTATGACGCGCTCGCCACGGAAATGCTCGGCAATGACGCGGCGTTCGGCGCGGTGCAGGAAGGGGCCAGCGACTTCTTCGACAAGCCGAAGGAAGAGCGCGGCTCGGTGCTCTCGACGGCCCGGCGGCACGCTAAGTTCCTGTCCTATCAGGCCATTCAGCGGGTTGTCAGCGCCCATGACTTCGATCTTGAGGATCTGAAGCGGGAGCGGCTCACCCTCTATCTGTGCCTGCCGGCGATGCGGCTCGGCACCTGTAACCGCTGGCTGCGCCTGTTCGTCAATCTGGCGCTCGCGGCCATGGAGCGCGTGCCCGTCAAGCCGGTGCCGCCGGTTCTCATGTGCCTCGATGAATTTGCCATCCTCGGGCACATGCAGACGGTGGAAAACGCCATCGGGCAGATTGCCGGGTTCGGCGTCCGCCTGTGGCCGATCCTGCAAGACCTGACGCAGTTGAAAGCGCTCTACCGCGAGCGTTGGGAAACCTTCCTCGGCAATGCGGGCGTCATTCAGTTCTTCGGCAACAATGACGCCTTTACGCTGGAATGGATTTCGAAGCGGCTCGGCAAGACCTCGCTGATTGTGACCCGCCGTTCCGAAGTGTCGGCGGACAGCCGCGAGCGGCAGGGCGTCAACGGCGAAAGCTGGTCGCTCGAAGTTCAGGACTTGATGACGCTCGAAGAAGTCAGCCGCTTCTTCGCCCGTGACGATCACCTTGCCCGTCAACTGGTCATCCGGGCCGGGGACGATCCCATCATCCTCCAGCGCTGCAACTACGACACCCATGAACTCTTCAAGGGGAAGTTCCATGCCGAACGCTAA
- a CDS encoding response regulator yields the protein MATILVIDDDDMVRTLLIRTLARGGHQAVGAADGAEGVRYVQDNPVDLVITDIFMPQQEGLATIMQIRRGCPGSRIIAISGGGARESLDVLPVAEALGAARSLRKPFTPSEVLAAVQEVLDGPE from the coding sequence ATGGCGACGATACTGGTTATTGATGACGACGATATGGTCCGCACCCTGCTGATCCGCACCCTGGCCCGTGGCGGCCATCAGGCGGTCGGCGCCGCCGACGGTGCCGAAGGGGTGCGGTATGTCCAGGACAATCCCGTGGATCTGGTGATCACCGACATCTTCATGCCACAGCAGGAAGGGCTGGCGACCATCATGCAGATCCGGCGGGGCTGCCCCGGCAGCCGGATCATCGCCATTTCCGGCGGCGGTGCGCGGGAATCCCTGGATGTGCTTCCGGTGGCCGAAGCACTGGGCGCGGCCCGGTCCCTGCGCAAGCCCTTCACCCCCTCCGAGGTGCTGGCGGCGGTTCAGGAGGTTCTGGACGGCCCCGAATAA
- the acnA gene encoding aconitate hydratase AcnA, producing the protein MTTFTGQDSLKTRRSLTVGGASYDYFSLTAAEAAGLGDVSRLPFSMKVLLENLLRFEDGRSVTAADVRAVAAWLVDRRSDREIAYRPARVLMQDFTGVPAVCDLAAMREAMADLGGDPQRINPLVPVDLVIDHSVMVDQFGTAGAFKANVDLEFQRNGERYAFLRWGQGAFDNFRVVPPGTGICHQVNTEYLAQVVWTDTDPAGRLVAYPDTLVGTDSHTTMVNGLAVLGWGVGGIEAEAAMLGQPISMLIPEVIGFKLTGTLREGTTATDLVLTVTQMLRKKGVVGKFVEFYGPGLDHLTLPDRATIGNMAPEYGATCGIFPIDAETIRYLAFTGRDPGRVALVEAYAKAQGMWRGAETPEPVFTDTLELDMGTVEPSLAGPKRPQDRVALTDAASSFAADLTGTFKAAEPKRAEPVAGTGYSLTHGAVVIAAITSCTNTSNPAVLVAAGLVAKKAVEKGLTTRPWVKTSLAPGSQVVTDYLAKAGLQDALDTLGFNIVGYGCTTCIGNSGPLPEPVAAAVEAGDLVVAAVLSGNRNFEGRVNPHTRANYLASPPLCVAYALAGTMLTDLTRDPLGTGSDGQPVYLKDIWPTSHEVQAAINAALSPAMFRRRYADVFLGPPEWQAIAAAGGQAYAWDATSTYVKRPPFFEGMPKVPGAVGDVHGARLLALLGDSITTDHISPAGSIKKTSPAGEYLLAHQVRVADFNSYGSRRGNHEVMMRGTFANIRIRNELLPGVEGGETRHVPSGEQLPIYTAAMRYADEGVPLVIVAGKEYGTGSSRDWAAKGTRLLGVRAVIAESFERIHRSNLVGMGILALQFKDGMTRADLSLDGTETFDITGIETGLTPRKDVTLTVTRSDGSTRTVPLLCRIDTLDELEYYRHGGVLNYVLRNLAS; encoded by the coding sequence GTGACCACGTTCACCGGCCAGGACAGCCTGAAGACCCGCCGTTCGCTGACGGTGGGGGGCGCATCCTACGATTATTTCAGCCTGACGGCGGCGGAGGCCGCGGGGCTGGGCGACGTGTCCCGCCTGCCGTTTTCCATGAAGGTGCTGCTGGAAAACCTTCTGCGGTTCGAGGACGGGCGGTCGGTCACCGCCGCCGACGTGCGTGCGGTGGCGGCGTGGCTGGTGGACCGGCGGTCGGACCGTGAAATCGCCTATCGCCCCGCCCGTGTGCTGATGCAGGACTTCACCGGCGTGCCCGCCGTCTGCGATCTGGCCGCGATGCGGGAGGCGATGGCGGACCTGGGCGGCGATCCCCAGCGCATCAACCCGCTGGTGCCGGTGGATCTGGTGATCGACCACTCGGTGATGGTGGACCAGTTCGGCACCGCCGGCGCGTTCAAGGCCAACGTGGACCTGGAGTTCCAGCGCAACGGCGAGCGCTATGCCTTCCTGCGGTGGGGGCAGGGGGCGTTCGACAATTTCCGCGTCGTGCCGCCGGGCACCGGCATCTGCCATCAGGTCAACACCGAATATCTGGCCCAGGTGGTGTGGACCGACACCGACCCGGCGGGCCGGCTGGTCGCCTACCCGGACACGCTGGTGGGCACCGACAGCCACACCACCATGGTCAACGGCCTGGCGGTGCTGGGCTGGGGCGTGGGCGGGATCGAGGCGGAAGCGGCCATGCTGGGCCAGCCCATCTCCATGCTGATCCCCGAGGTGATCGGGTTCAAGCTGACCGGCACCTTGCGGGAGGGCACCACCGCCACCGATCTGGTGCTGACCGTCACCCAGATGCTGCGGAAAAAGGGGGTGGTGGGCAAGTTCGTGGAATTCTACGGCCCCGGCCTGGACCACCTGACGCTGCCCGACCGCGCCACCATCGGCAACATGGCCCCGGAATACGGTGCCACCTGCGGCATCTTCCCCATCGACGCCGAGACCATCCGCTATCTGGCCTTCACCGGACGCGATCCCGGACGGGTGGCGCTGGTGGAGGCGTACGCCAAGGCCCAAGGCATGTGGCGCGGCGCCGAGACGCCCGAACCGGTGTTCACCGACACGCTGGAATTGGACATGGGCACGGTGGAACCGTCGCTGGCCGGGCCGAAGCGGCCGCAGGACCGGGTGGCGCTGACCGACGCAGCATCGTCCTTCGCCGCCGACCTGACCGGCACCTTCAAGGCCGCCGAGCCCAAGCGCGCGGAGCCGGTGGCGGGAACGGGCTACAGCCTGACCCATGGGGCGGTGGTGATCGCCGCCATCACCTCGTGCACCAACACATCCAATCCGGCGGTGCTGGTGGCCGCGGGGCTGGTGGCGAAGAAGGCGGTGGAGAAGGGGCTGACGACGCGCCCATGGGTCAAGACCTCTCTGGCCCCCGGCTCGCAGGTGGTCACCGACTATCTGGCCAAGGCGGGGCTGCAGGACGCGCTGGACACGCTGGGGTTCAACATCGTGGGTTACGGCTGCACCACCTGCATCGGCAATTCCGGCCCTCTGCCCGAGCCGGTGGCCGCGGCGGTGGAGGCCGGGGATCTGGTGGTCGCCGCCGTGCTGTCGGGCAACCGCAATTTCGAAGGCCGCGTCAACCCCCACACCCGCGCCAACTATCTGGCCAGCCCGCCCTTGTGCGTGGCCTATGCCCTGGCCGGAACCATGCTGACCGACCTGACCCGCGACCCGCTGGGCACCGGCTCCGACGGCCAGCCGGTCTATCTCAAGGACATCTGGCCCACCAGCCACGAGGTGCAGGCGGCCATCAACGCCGCCCTGAGCCCCGCCATGTTCCGCAGACGCTATGCCGACGTGTTTCTTGGGCCCCCGGAATGGCAGGCCATCGCCGCGGCGGGCGGCCAAGCCTATGCCTGGGACGCCACCTCCACCTATGTCAAGCGCCCGCCCTTCTTCGAAGGGATGCCGAAGGTGCCGGGGGCGGTCGGCGACGTGCACGGGGCGCGGTTGCTGGCGCTTCTGGGGGACTCCATCACCACCGACCACATTTCCCCCGCCGGCTCGATCAAGAAGACCAGCCCGGCAGGCGAATACCTGCTGGCCCATCAGGTGCGGGTGGCGGATTTCAATTCCTACGGTTCCCGCCGCGGCAATCACGAGGTGATGATGCGCGGCACCTTTGCCAACATCCGCATCCGCAACGAACTGTTGCCGGGGGTGGAGGGGGGCGAGACGCGCCACGTGCCTTCGGGCGAGCAACTGCCCATTTACACCGCCGCCATGCGCTATGCGGACGAGGGAGTGCCGCTGGTGATCGTGGCCGGCAAGGAATACGGCACCGGATCGTCGCGCGACTGGGCGGCCAAGGGCACGCGGCTGCTGGGCGTGCGGGCCGTCATCGCTGAAAGCTTCGAGCGCATCCACAGGTCCAATCTGGTGGGCATGGGCATCCTGGCGCTGCAGTTCAAGGACGGCATGACCCGCGCGGATCTGAGTCTCGACGGCACGGAAACCTTTGATATCACCGGCATCGAAACCGGACTGACCCCGCGCAAGGATGTGACCCTGACCGTGACACGCTCCGACGGATCCACCCGGACGGTGCCGCTGCTGTGTCGGATCGATACACTGGACGAGTTGGAATATTACCGGCATGGCGGTGTTTTGAATTATGTACTTCGCAATTTGGCGTCGTAA
- a CDS encoding recombinase family protein, producing MIQNEQKAAVIYCRVSSVKQSTLGDGLRSQETRCREFARMKGYHVVEAFHDDVSGSLIDRPGMKAMLAFIRKRRAKGTVVIIDDVSRLARGLQAHLELRSSIANAGGILESPSIEFGEDSDSVLVENLLASVSQHQRQKNGEQTKNRMRARLMNGYWVFQPPAGYKYERVTGGGRMLKRNEPVASVVQEALEGYALGRFENQADVMRFLQEHPLFPKDRTQRVRHQRVHVLLNQCVYAGYVEAPEWGVSLRVGQHEPLISFQTYQRIQDRLKGIGRAPARKNLNEDFPLRGFVSCGDCGGTLTACWSKGAHSYHPYYLCPKRGCASYGKSIRRDRIEEEFEKLLQTMTPSATAFKVVKDMFKSLWDRRSMQSATETKALGAEIVKIERQVEQLLERILETSTSSVIAAYEQKVQKLEREKLLIQERMANSGRPKSSFDSTLRTALEYLLSPWKLWCSDKLEDKRTVLKLTFANHLSYVRNEGFRTPDLSLPFKLLGELSGRKSEMASPTGFEPVSPP from the coding sequence ATGATTCAAAATGAACAGAAAGCGGCAGTGATCTACTGCCGCGTCTCCAGCGTCAAGCAATCGACGCTTGGGGATGGCCTGCGGTCGCAGGAAACACGCTGCCGGGAATTCGCCCGCATGAAGGGCTATCATGTCGTGGAAGCGTTCCATGACGATGTGTCCGGCAGCCTGATCGACCGTCCCGGCATGAAGGCGATGCTCGCTTTCATCCGCAAACGTCGCGCCAAGGGCACCGTCGTTATCATCGACGACGTGTCACGTCTGGCGCGGGGCCTGCAAGCTCACCTTGAGCTGCGCAGCTCTATTGCCAACGCAGGCGGCATTCTGGAATCGCCCTCCATCGAGTTCGGCGAAGACTCCGACTCGGTGCTGGTCGAAAACCTGCTCGCCAGCGTCTCGCAGCACCAGCGCCAGAAGAACGGCGAACAGACCAAGAACCGCATGCGCGCCCGCCTCATGAACGGCTATTGGGTGTTCCAGCCTCCGGCAGGTTACAAGTATGAGCGCGTGACCGGCGGCGGCAGGATGCTTAAGCGCAATGAGCCTGTCGCCTCTGTCGTTCAGGAAGCGCTTGAAGGCTACGCTTTGGGCCGCTTCGAGAACCAAGCCGATGTCATGCGCTTCCTGCAAGAGCACCCCCTGTTCCCCAAGGACAGGACGCAGCGCGTCCGGCACCAGCGGGTGCATGTCCTGCTGAACCAGTGCGTCTATGCCGGGTATGTCGAAGCCCCTGAATGGGGCGTGTCGCTGCGGGTCGGCCAGCATGAGCCGCTTATCAGCTTCCAGACCTACCAGCGCATCCAAGACCGTCTGAAGGGCATTGGCCGCGCTCCGGCTCGAAAGAACCTCAATGAGGATTTCCCGCTTCGTGGCTTCGTCAGTTGCGGCGATTGCGGCGGCACGCTCACCGCCTGCTGGTCGAAGGGGGCGCATAGCTATCACCCCTATTACCTCTGCCCGAAACGCGGCTGTGCCAGCTATGGCAAGTCGATTCGCCGCGACCGGATCGAGGAGGAATTCGAGAAGCTGCTTCAAACCATGACGCCAAGCGCTACCGCGTTCAAGGTCGTCAAGGATATGTTCAAGAGCCTCTGGGATCGCCGGTCGATGCAGAGCGCGACCGAGACGAAGGCGCTCGGCGCAGAAATCGTCAAGATCGAACGGCAGGTCGAACAACTGCTCGAACGCATCCTTGAGACAAGCACGTCGAGCGTGATCGCAGCCTACGAACAGAAGGTGCAGAAGCTGGAGCGGGAAAAGCTGCTCATCCAAGAACGGATGGCAAATTCAGGTCGTCCGAAAAGCAGCTTTGATAGCACACTTAGAACGGCGCTTGAGTACCTGCTAAGCCCTTGGAAACTCTGGTGTTCCGACAAATTGGAAGATAAACGTACCGTGCTGAAACTGACCTTCGCGAACCACCTGAGCTACGTTCGGAACGAAGGCTTTAGAACACCTGATTTGTCCTTGCCCTTCAAGCTCTTAGGTGAGCTTTCAGGCCGCAAAAGCGAGATGGCGTCCCCGACGGGATTCGAACCCGTGTCGCCGCCGTGA
- a CDS encoding recombinase family protein produces MRIGYARVSTEDQSLDLQRRALLAAGCESVFEDHGISGAAVRRPNLDRALAALNPGDVLVVWKLDRLGRSLIHLVETIKTLGERDIGFLSLNDNIDTTSPGGRLMLHVLAAFAEFERELVSERTRAGMQARKARGEPVGRRRKLLPQQAEQARQLLEQPGRTKTAVARTLNVSRATLHRALQ; encoded by the coding sequence ATGAGGATCGGGTACGCCCGCGTTTCGACCGAAGACCAGAGCTTGGACTTGCAACGCCGCGCCCTGCTGGCCGCAGGCTGCGAATCCGTGTTCGAGGATCACGGCATATCCGGCGCAGCGGTGCGCCGCCCCAACCTCGACCGGGCGCTCGCCGCGCTCAACCCCGGTGACGTGCTGGTGGTTTGGAAACTGGATCGGCTCGGCCGGTCGCTCATTCATCTGGTCGAGACGATCAAGACGCTCGGCGAACGGGACATCGGCTTCCTATCCCTCAACGACAACATAGACACGACCTCACCCGGCGGCCGCCTCATGCTCCACGTCCTCGCCGCCTTCGCCGAGTTCGAGCGCGAGTTGGTGTCGGAACGCACCCGCGCCGGGATGCAGGCCCGCAAGGCACGGGGCGAGCCAGTGGGGCGGCGGCGCAAGCTGCTACCGCAACAGGCCGAACAAGCCCGGCAACTCCTTGAACAGCCGGGACGCACAAAAACCGCCGTTGCCCGCACGCTCAACGTCAGCCGTGCTACGCTGCATAGGGCGCTTCAATAG
- a CDS encoding ROK family protein — MNSSKSKILSEKIIAAVAVEDQHIFLTFARGVEFSEQPFDSKNAKLFFKYETISEPRIIQRDKNTYDESGSGEYFFSKILIPIVSDFIDEFGGVVPDILGISTFGTIEPARNFIQFTPGHGPNLGKIEKIDLTNELRSKGTRIVVDNDATAAAFGEYVFGAGAKHSTFAYVQAGRGLNAGIIFNGKPLRGRLNPEIGHLTASRYSRDSIPDPHLGNCGSHRACLNGLGGLRALRERMNEHNWTEDRGVDAMSYYIAQLCAAVTLMMSPDRIVVGGQSTRLHFREHLFQKIRYYYKDIVRGYPGYDDDRISRNIIIQAKLGDQAALLGILEIARRSILPLHELRVK, encoded by the coding sequence ATGAATAGCTCCAAATCCAAAATTCTCAGCGAGAAAATTATTGCCGCTGTTGCGGTAGAAGATCAGCACATCTTCTTGACTTTTGCGAGGGGAGTGGAATTTTCCGAGCAACCTTTTGATTCAAAAAATGCGAAACTGTTCTTTAAGTATGAAACAATATCAGAGCCGAGAATTATCCAGAGAGATAAAAATACTTACGATGAATCAGGATCAGGTGAGTATTTTTTTAGCAAAATTCTTATACCTATTGTCTCTGATTTTATTGATGAATTTGGCGGTGTCGTTCCAGATATTCTTGGGATAAGTACATTTGGTACTATTGAGCCTGCCAGAAATTTTATTCAATTCACCCCAGGGCATGGGCCTAATCTGGGGAAAATCGAGAAAATTGATCTTACAAATGAACTTCGATCAAAAGGCACGCGGATCGTAGTCGACAACGATGCTACAGCAGCAGCATTTGGCGAATATGTATTTGGAGCTGGAGCAAAGCACTCGACCTTTGCCTATGTTCAGGCAGGAAGAGGACTTAATGCAGGTATTATCTTTAATGGTAAGCCTCTGCGAGGTCGGCTAAATCCTGAGATAGGCCACCTTACAGCAAGTCGGTATTCACGAGACTCCATTCCAGATCCACACCTTGGGAACTGTGGATCACATCGCGCTTGCCTGAACGGCCTCGGAGGACTCCGCGCCCTACGTGAACGCATGAATGAACACAATTGGACGGAGGATCGGGGAGTTGATGCAATGAGTTACTACATTGCCCAACTTTGCGCCGCTGTTACTCTCATGATGTCGCCTGATCGTATTGTTGTGGGAGGGCAATCAACCCGATTGCATTTTAGAGAGCATCTTTTTCAGAAAATTCGCTATTACTACAAAGATATAGTAAGAGGCTATCCCGGATATGATGATGATCGAATATCTCGGAATATAATTATCCAAGCGAAGCTCGGAGACCAAGCGGCGCTCTTAGGGATATTGGAAATCGCTCGCCGATCAATCCTGCCACTGCACGAACTAAGGGTGAAATAA